The DNA window ttttctctctctctctctctctctctctctctctctctctctctctctctctctctctctctctcgggccgtACAAGGTAACCGACTTCAACATAAAACAACCACGCGTTAGACATGATAgttagagaatatttttttttcctggcaaTTAAAGTTCGAAATTTCTCTGAAGGTCAGCCGTGGACTTGTCAGTATATAAGAGCGACATCGCTCCACATCATCACATCACTCCTCCTCATTCAACAGTTGTGACTACAAAGGTAATAATTTATCCCTTAGTTGTTTAATTGGATTAGAAGCCCAAAACTTAGGTATTGCATATTCTAATATTATTGCAATGTCTTACCTTGAGGCTCATCGGATAAAAATCTCTCAATTTCAGATGATGAAGTTCCTGTGGTTGCTGATTGTGGTCGTGGCCCTTGTGGCAGCCGACGATAGCAGCAGTTCTGACGGAGACGACGAAGGAGGAGTCCAAGGGCGCACCGGAGGTGAGGCCGGTTCCCAAAGATTCTTCGGCCCAGGACTCGGAGGTGCAGGATTCGGTGGCGTAGGATTCGGTGGACCAGGACTTCTTGGCCCAGGAATCGGCGGCCTGCCCATAGGTCCAGGTCTGGGCCCCGTCGGAGGATTCGGTTTGGGAGGTGGGCTAGGTGGATTCGGTGGTGGATACTGTCGCTATTGGTGCCGTATTTACGGCCAATACACCTGCTGCGACCACCTCAACCCCAACGCCTACCTTTAAAGGAAAAAATGATAACACAAGTGTTGGAGAAGACAAAAAAGAAGATTTTAAACACGAAAGCTATGAGAAGACCTCTTAGAAAGATCCCTTTGAGCAAGAGAAGGAAAAAGATTGCTTCCTCGAACTAACATCTTAGTTCAAATCcaaagaattcttccaacacttgacTCCAGCTAAAGATATCTTTTCCAGGATCAATACTTAAGAAGTGTCCTTCAGTGAACTGTCCCAAACTGGATTTCAGGAAATTCATTCCAGGCTAAAATATTTCGAATGTGTTGACAAACGCTGCTTCGAAGCTCGTGTGGCAACATTGTTTCATCCTAGCTGGGATTATCTTTCTAAGTCATAACTGTAGGATGTATCTTCCTCCTACTTTCAATCCTTTATCTGTTTCTTCTTTCCTAATTTTCTTCTCCTTCAAATATCCTTTTGTAAAAAGATTTGTAATTACTGTACAGAACCTAAATaagtttattttatgaaattatgtcatctctgaaataaatgatgaagagtAATATGGTTATCTTTTGACACCTAACCTAACTCTTGAAGAGATATAGAAAATAAGGTATTAAAGTTTCAACATTCATCTGTTTGGCATTCGTAATCTTGTCTTATacatgatctgaaacgataaatactctaaacgaacaaggtaaaacgacagcggaggtcctgtagagagtagggttctcctgctgtacggGACTGGAaaggcagccatcaaagtaagtaagtaagattgGGATCACACTTGGGCAATATGCCTTGGCAATCAGAGTAGATAtggaaaaatcccaaaaatttgaaTATCCTAGGCGCTTTCATGCAATATTTCAGCAAATATTTTTTGAAACGCAGGACAGCTTGGCATACACTAGTCATAATGCGGAGTAGGCGACCAGGGGAGAGGCTCACTGCAGGCACAGAGCATCAAGGGTGATACATGGGGATACATCGTCATGCGATTCACTGCTGTATATGGGGTCCCATTGCAGTGGGCAAATTGCGACATCTCAATAGCTCAAGCTCTTTGTGGTAGTGATCTTTGTTTATGCGATATACATGTGATAAGGATTGCGGCATGCGTGATCCACGGGACTCCTGTAtataaaatgtctctctctctctctctctctctctctctctctctctctctctctctctctctctctcaagatatagcTGCACAAGAGTATTTGTCcaactctatttcttatttttttttccatgtcgtTCATCTAActtcaatgagctctctctctctctctctctctctctctctctctctctctctctctctctctctctctcactttacatACCAGCGCTAATCCCATGCACAGTGATGCATGCTGCCACATCTCCCATAGggagatatatgcatatgtagttTTGAGAGGCGATTAGGATAGCAATTATGGCGAAACAGAACACGGTTAATGCGATCCGTTATCTCCTTGCGCGCATTGTCTCGCAGGTGGCCGACTGTCATCGCACACTAGGGAAAAAaatggagcaggtttcattctgtCCGCCAATGTTGCGACGGCGTGTGGCAACTCGGGATGTATTGCACTGTGGCAATGCCCATATCGGTCAGTAGGATTTTGAGCAAAATGCACCCGGGGTAAATGGGATGTATGGTCATAtgctcattttttttctaaaatcaacaTCTCACCACATCGCTAAGGCCGTATCGCCAAAGTGTGATCCCGGCATAACGGAAAAACGTTCAATCCAGTGGTTTAGTGTCTTTGTGAAAGAGAGTTTGTAAGGTTAGGTGTTCTTTGGTAAACAGAAGCAAGTGACATACTCTTGTATTCTTCCTAATAACGTTCTTAAGGAAGACCATATTTAGCTATTTATATAGGACGTAAATATGCTTGTAAAacgtttaatcataaaaaaaacagtTATAACAAATTGTGAATAAAACCCGTAAGTTGCAAGAGGTTAGACGTCACTGAGGAAGTAAGCCTTATTTAGAAATATAGATATGATCCATTTCTTAAAGTATATTCATATTATTTGTGATGAAAAGTACTATGATTAGATGACCAAAGAAATATCTTTTCAGAATTAAAACTCACTATTGCAGTAGTAAAACATTATTGTGGGGTAAACATAACTAATAAAAAGTTTCAAAACTCACAAACATGATCCAGCAATAATGAAGACTAGTGTGGTCAGAGTAAATGGGAAGTAGGAAAAAGGAATAGACTTATTAGATTTATTACTTTCCTCCTATTAGTGACGTCGACAGATTCACAACAAGAATATGTATTACAAAGACATGTAGACGTCACTAATAGGATGAaatcaaatcttttaatttttccttttgtggttATAATACACATACATGCTCAACACGTGTCAGATTTtgggatatatacacacatacctatatatatatatatatatatatatatatatatatatataatatatatatgtatatatatatatatatatatatatatatatatatatatatgtgtgtgtgtgttaatttgtacatatatgtgtatatatatatatatatatatatatatatatatatatgtgtgtgtgtgtatatatatatatattatatatatatatatatatatatatatatatatatatatatatatttgtctatttatccatatatacatatataaatatgtatatatatatatatatatatatatatataatagcttttgACTTTCAATGACTTTCTTACACATTTGCCCTCATCTGTACAACATTACCCAACAATTATTTCCACAACAAATGATAGTTTCCTCTTTCCCTAGTCCTGTGCACTCTAGAAACAAGGTGTCTCACAGTCCAGGACTTTTGGAAGCAAGATATAAATTGGTACAAGAGATAAGGGAGACAGCCACCCATTCCACATGCTTCAATTgccataaattttcaattcctaATTGGAACACGAAAGATGTTGAAAGTTCTCTCACAACCTTTTCAGTCTATTTTTGTAAATGAAATTCTTATATAAGGATATTAGATTATTCTTAAGTAAAAGTAGCTAGTAACGTATTTCCCAGGCCACTGCTATTAGACTTTAAGTGgcaatataaaaagatttataaaaCTATATCAGTTGCATTGACAACACAACTGCCACCTTTTATTATTACCGTCACTAGAGAACAAAGTTAGAGATTTTGTAATAGAAAATGTATGTACTTTCTAAAAAGGTGCTCATCCTGATATTTCATAGCAgtgattatttttagattttttttattaaagaaaatcagGAGTTCCTCCAGATAAAATCTACATTTTTACGGAAAACGTTGTCAGATGACAAATAGTCAGAGCAATTaacgtcagttttttttttcatttataaagggATTTTTATAAACTTCGTAAATCATATAatcgatttttatttttaatgatatctCTTTTAGTTACTTATGTTCTGTACATtaattaaagggaaatatttttacagGGGAATAGAGGGATAGAGGGATATTTATACAAGAGTTTGCTTTCGGCCGAAGGACATCTTAACGACGTCCGAATCCGAGAGGAGGTTTGCACACGTGTTCCTGCAGACAGGTGTCGAAGCAGCACTTGTCAACGCCTCCACATGCACCATCGTTGGAGCAGGTTGCAGGTGGCAGGAAGCTCCTGACGGGTGGGCAGACGGGGCGGACAGGGGGACAGTATCCAGGTTTGACGACTCCAGCGAAGCTCTGTGGTTCATGGGCGCTTTCGCAGCAGTAGGCCTGACCCTGGGGAGTCCTGCACCAGTAGCGGCAGTCGCTTGGGGGCCTGACGGCACCGATACCACCGATGCCCCCAAGACCTCCGACGGGGCCAACTCCTCCGAAACCACCTCCAAAACCAGGATTGATTCCTCCcaatcctccaaatcctcctcctaAAGCGGGGTTCAAGCCAAATCCTCCGACGGGACCGAGTCCACCGCCAAAACCACCACCAAGACCTCCGCCGAAGCCACCGTCGAAGAACCTCGTTGATCCCTGGTTATTGTTTCCTCGGGTACGACCTTCGACGCCTCCAGCAGCAGCAGCCTGGGCGGCGTTGTCGTCGTTTCCTTGGAAATCGTCGTTGTTGTCGTCGTCAGAGTGAGAAGGGGAGCCGCTATCGTCAGCAGCCACAAGGGCCAAGACGGCAATCAGCAACCACAGGTACTTCATCTGGGAAAGGAAAGAGGAGGCATTTAATTACATGAATTTCATTTGTAATTATTCATCTTATGTTTCAGTCACTGAAATGTTTTATGAAGTGGAAGTTACAGCTGTATTTCAACTATTGAGTCCAAAGGTTAAATAATAAACCTCTATTTTATGCATCTGAGCTCTGTTAGTTGCTTACCTTCTCTGTCTCGGCCGTTGAAGGAGAGTAGTAATGATTTTGGCCGAAGCAGCTCCTTATATACTGAGCGGCACTAATCAATGACCTTGTGTTTTCTCGGGCCAGGAAAAGAGGGGCATCCCTCCCTGGTGCAAAAACTGGAACTTGGCTTCTTCAGTTTTTATGATTGCAGGTTCAGCCTTTTTGCTTGCAaggaaaattatcttttaaaataGGGAAAGAAGACGTCAGCATAGAAGTCTTGTAGAATCTTTGAAAGGACAGAGAGAGGCTAATTGAATGTGAATGTCGCCAAACCTTTGGTGTTCGTTCTATTATTTACCAAAGTGCTTTATTTTTGTGTTATCACTTATGAAGTAGAATTTGAATAGAAGCAATCCAGTTTTGTTTGTTACTAAAAGTCTCTATTACTCTTTTGCAATTAACTTATGCACGTTTCTGTTTGATAAAGGAGAGAAAGCTTTGCAAATAATTAAGTTATGAGTAGTGATGTATTTGTGAATAAATTAGTAGTTTTCTCACGTATAGTAATGAATatttgtggtagtagtagtattagtattagtagtattgtATTGGTAATAAAGGTGACGATAATGTACCTCTGGTTTATGCAACGAACTTGATTTACAATATTACTCATTTATTATCGAATCTTGCTATAGCGAAATGAATTTTgtctaatactcacctgcacaatcaacatttgccgatagatcttgttacagcaagttgcttccaatttgatttactctaacccattacgtaagtataatatacacactaagtcccgattgaaaaacaattatatcagctaatttcaaaatgttcatgctaattaatgataaaaatgatctaagatttcgttaatttaatgagcttgtaggccgacgtagcatagtaaaattcttataattgtctatacatgtcgttcgctagttatccaactaccatatttgatttggtcgccatctgttctaacaagagcgatctgccggctcaatttttgagtccagagcgatagcgtaacgatgtaaggcgaccaagggcgctcgggacttgtgtggtatccttcctgtaaacctcaccaccaggaatcacCACTTTTTGATCTTGCTGCCGGTGTGAGCAGACGTCCTGTTTACCTCTTCCggcttttacttattttcattcagcTAGGAAGCTTGCTTCTTAACAACAGTGCTTTCAACTCGTGAATGAGTATTCAACAACGATTGGACATTGATCGAACTTGAAGTTCTTCATCAGACATGGACCAGATTGACCATCCTTCGACTTTAGACCGACCATCCCATTGTACTTCATGCCGCAAGGCTAAGCTAAGTcgaaaattttcatttgataaccaCTCATTGTGTGTTAATTGTAGGGGAGTTAATTGTAACCTGACTGATGTTTGTGACGAATGTAACACTTGGTCTCTCAGTGAGAGACAGTTGTATGTTAATCATATGTCTACCTTGGCTAAGAAAAGACTTTCTAAGCAAAGACTTAGGGAGGGTTCAATGGATCGACTGGCATCGGGTAATCCTACTAGATCTTACTCGGTTGGTGAGGTGTGACCGTATGTCAGTAATGTCTGAGGTGATAAACATGTCAGGTGAGCAATGTGTCCGGTCCCCTTCCCCGGTTGGATCTAGTGTAACAGGGTCATTGACCCTTGAAGAGTGTGTTGCCGCAGCAGAAGAACGTTGGGGGTCTCAATTGGGGTCTGTTACCTCTAGAATTGATACCTTAGCCTCAGGTTTTCAGAATGTGGCCTCTCAATTAGGCACACTAactactcttttcagctccctcGGTCCTGCTCTGGGTCTCCCCATTCTACCCTGTGCTGAAGGAAGCACTCATGCTGAACCGGCCCTAACGGGTTCCGGGTGTGAGCCCGCCCCGATGCAGAGCAGGTCCGGAGTAATGTCGTACTCCCCTATTAGCTCAGAGTTAGATGTTAGGGGTAGTGAGGGTGGTAGATGCTTCAACCAGACCGGAAAGGGGCAAGCAGGGTCACAGCTGACTGCACCTTCCAGTCTTCCTTGTGGGGATAATGCCCTTCAGGTAACCTCCATTTGTCCTGTTTCGGACGAGGGTTCGTCAGGGAGGGTTTTGGGAGAGAGCGGCACTCTCCAGCTGCAGGGTGGATGTGTAGGGGATGATATTGCTTCCCATTTCCTTGGGAATCGAGATAATGTAATTGTGAGAGGTTCTAAGGAACACCCTGAAGGTCTTGAAAAGGGTAGGGTCGAAGCCCAGGTACATGCTGCACCAGATTGGTCTCCAGTCAGGGCTCCTTCATTGTCTTCTTCGCGAACCCCTCGAGAGGGGGGCTCATCGTCAGAGCCGTCGGCCATCATGAGGGCAGCCAGGAGGTTTGCTCCAGAGGTTGGGGATGACATCCAAGGCTTGGAGGAGGGCGACATTCCATCATCTGCTTTTCGAAGGATGATTGCCTTCACCCAAGAGGCTTTAGTGGAATCTAAATCGAACATTACAGTGCAGGAACCTGGCGAGTTCCCTTCGGTATCCAGATTTTTGGAGGACACTCGTCAGTCAAAGAAACGGAATCCTATTCCACGCTGGTCGACAGGAGAATTTCTCAGACATGGGAGACAAGTGGTCACCAAGAAGTTGGCAGAGTATGTGGAAGGTGACAAGCCTCACTTTCCATCTTCTATCTTGGCTAAAAACAGGAGGGCCTATTTAGCTATTGGAGAGGATCCTCCAGCTCCATCTCCAGTGCCTCTTAACCCTTCATGGGAGGATATGACCAACCTCCAGAAAAACCATAAATCGTTAGTGGGTGTTTCTTTGGAGGATTGTGCCAAGCTCGAGCTGTCGACTAGAACAGTTCAGGAGAATCTGAACATGATGGGATGGCTTTGGGGTTCACTGATGGGCCTTCTGTCAGAACCAGGAGCTTTGGAGCAGTACCGACCCCTTTACAATCAGTTGGCCAACTCCATAAACCTCTCCATCAAGTCATCCATGACTGAGATATGTCTTCAAGAAGCATATCTGACTTCACGGAGGAGGGACTTCTTCTTGTCCCATGCCCCTCCgtctctctctgacattcagaagagAGCGTTGAGGGCTTCCCCTCTCTTTGCATATCTTTTGTTCAATGAGGACACGCTTGCGTCATCCCTGGCGAGGGCTCATCTCAAAGCTAAGGAGACAAGGGAGGACAAGATTCAATCATTGCTTGTAAGGACAGTAGCACAAGCGCAAAGACCTATTCAGCCTAAACCAGTGCCCAAACAGCCCTTGGTCGTAGGTGAGAAGAGACAGGTCAGCTTCCAGACTTCAACATACAAGAAGCTGAGGACAGGTTATCAAGGCCCAGGAATCTCTAGTCTTCCCATGCTTCTACAACCCAATGACAACCTCGACCTTCTTCTAGCTCGACATCAGCACATAGAGGACAAAGAAGGCCAAAGACAGTCGGCAAGGGTTTTCGTCCATAGGGACTACAGccctcgtgtataaagataggaggCTGCCTTCAACACCACTGGCGGGCCTGGGAGGACCTGGATCCAGACCCTTGGGTCATTCAAGTTCTGAGGTACGGGTACAGGATTCCGCTCAGCCAGCCTCCTCCATTATCAAACAGTCCAATAGCATTCAACTCGTACCAGGAGTCGTCAGAGAAGGGAAGAGCTCTTCAGGCAGAGTTAGAGGATCTGGCAAGAAAGGGAGCGATAGAATTAGCTTCGCTTCCATTCCTTGGTTTTTACAGCCTTATGTTTATCGTCAAAAAGGCTTCCGGTTcttggagacccatcatagacctctctCGTCTGAATCATTTCGTTAtgaaaactcatttcaaaatgGAGACTCCAAGGTCGGTCCTTTTGGCGGGCAGATGGAACGACTGGTTCTTCTCActcgacctgaaagacgcgtatctCCAAGTTCCCATCCACCCTCAGTCCCGACATCTACTGAGGTTTTGCTGGGAACAGGAGGTATGGCAGTTCAAAGCTCTCTGCTTTGGTCTAACGACAGCTCCACAGGTCTTCACTCGTCTTATGGCACCTGTGGGAGCCGCCTTCCACAAGAGAGGCAtaagaatggtgagatatttggaCGATTGGCTATTCCTGTCGAGCTCAGAACAGGAAGCCATCTACACAAGGGATGTAGTCCTGAGATTGTGCAACAAACTGGGCATTCAGATCAACTTAGAGAAGTCGACCCTAATCCCCAGTCAAGTTTCCATCTATCTGGGAATGAAGATAGACTCCTCAATTTTGAAGGCTTTCCCGACACAAGATTGCATCTGGACTCTTCAGGAATGCATCAAACTATTTTTAACGACAAACGCACCTCCAGCCAAACTTTGGATGAGACTCATCGGCCTCCTGTCGTCGCTAATTCTGTTAGTtcccagaggaaggaggagaatcagACCACTGCAACACCAACTCCACAACCTTTGGGATCAAGAGGATCATCATTTTCAGGTTCAATGGACAGAGACGATCAGACAGAGTCTAATCTGGTGGTCCAATCCAGTGAACTTGAACCAAGGTCTTCTTTTGTCAACTCCTCTTCCAGATATCatgttgttttcagatgcttcgGATTCCGGATGGGGGGCATCAATAGGGGACCAGTTCGTGTCAGGGACATGGACAGCACAGGAATTGGAGGAATCTATCAATTGGAGAGAACTCAGAGCAATACAGCTTGCTCTCTGTTACTTCAACCATCTGTGCTCTTCAAGAGTCGTCGCAGTGTTCGCCGACAACTCGACGGCTATTTCTTacataaggaaggaaggagggacgaGGTCCCAGAAGTTGGACAGTCTTGCCCAAGAGATTCTGGCCTGGGCAGAGGGAAAGAGCGTGACTCTCATGCCTCAGTTCATCATGGGCAAGGCgaacgtgacagcagatgctctgagTCGAAGAGATCAGATCTTAAACTCCGAATGGACCATTCATCAGCAAGTGGTGGACGATTTGGTTCATCTCTGGCCAGCAACAGTGGATATGTTTGCCACCGCAATGAACCACAGACTTCAGGCTTACTTCAGTCCTCACATCGATCCGGGATCAGTGGGAACAGATGCTATGCTTCAGGACTGGAGGCATCTTCAGggatatgcgttccctccgtttccTCTGATAAGGAACATTCTGAACAAACTGAGGGAGTCCACAGGATGCAGTCTTACTCTGGTCACACCCTTCTGGCCTCAGAAAGACTGGTTTGTGGACCTCTTAGAGCTGTCAGTAGACACccccaaggaggttgcctgtcagacGAGACCTCCTCAAACAGCCTCATCGACACGTGTTTCATCTAAGACCACAAGCTCTTCAGTTGACTGCATGGAGACTATCCGCAGATTTGCCAGGGCTCGAGGAGTCTCCAGGCAGGTGGCCCAACAAGTTACCTTCGCTCGAAGACCTTCCACTCGTATAAATTACCAGtacaagtggaagatattcaggaagTGGTGTAAGGACACAAAACACTCAATCTCGAACCCGACAGTTGCCAAGATTGCAGATTTCCTGTTATTCCTTTGTAAGGAAAAACGTCTATCCGTTCCAGCCATCAGGGGATATAGAGCTATGTTATCCTCGGTTTTCAGATTTGCCTTCAGGGAGATGCTTGAAGATCCAATCATTACCGATCTCATTAGGTCCTTCGAAATTGAAATTCCTAAAAAGGTGATTTCAGCTCCTCTTTGggacttggacgtggtccttaaaGCTTTAACTACGGAGCCTTATGAACCACTAGCATCAGCAGATCTTCGAAACTTGTCCATGAAGGCACTTTTCCTTGTAGCCTTGGCAACTGCAAAAAGGGTTGGGGAATTGCAGGCACTTTCAGCGGGGGTGGCTTGGAGGGGAAGagactttgttttgcattatttgcaAGAATTCAGAGCGAAAACAGAGTCATTCAACAATCCACTTCCTCGGGAATTCGTTCTGATATCCCTCTCAGAGAGAGTGGGTAGAGACGATAAAGAGAGActtctgtgcccagtaagagctcttcgtTACTACCTAGACAGGACAAAGACTATCCAGCCACGTCCTAGGGCACTTTTCGTCTCTCCTAAGTGCCCAAACAAAACCTTGTCAAAGAATGCGATGGCCTTCCTTCTTAGACAGGTTATTAAGGGTGCATCGGGGGCATCGCCCACGTCATCAACTCAAGGGAGAGCATCAGGAGCCCACAGTATTAGGGGTATGGCTACTTCACTACGTTTTTGGACCAACACATCAATGTCTTCTATTCTGAAGGCTGCGACGTGGAGGTCTAACTcggttttttcatcattttacttaaaagatgtagaATTAGTATATAATAATGTCCGTTCCTTGGGTCCCATTGTGGCAGCGGGCGGAGTCATTGCTTAACCACTGTCATCACCGTTTCCTCTCCTCTTCGCTGAACTTGGCTGGGGAGATGGAGTTATTACGTCATACCTTCACATGCACTGACGATTAAACCCTCTtaatggaagtgacaccttgagAGGCAGAATCGTTAAGCTCAGGTCCTCTAGCATCAACTATTGAACCCTTtcaatggaagtgacaccttgaaaGGCCTAGATTGTTGAATGCAGGACGCATGTACCACCAATCGAACCCCTTCAACGGAAGTGACACCTTGGAGGGTCTAGATTGCTGAGTACAGGGTCTCTCTCACAAGTCGTAAGTGTCCGAAACATGACCAGACAGTTGGGGGAGGACCACTATGCCTGTAGCTTCGTCAACAGAGCGACCACAGAGGATGCCTAGACAGTAGCTCCCTATGGACTTGGCCCTGACATGGCGACTGACTGACGAACTGACAATTATGCTGTGACACATCGTCAAGTCAATCAAGGTAAGCTACAATTCAGGCAACCTTCCTTGCATCAAACTGATCATTTCCCCCCATCCAGCTAAATGTGGggaatcggcaaatgttgattgtgcagttgagtattagacaaatgtaattttcaatttaaaattaattttctaatactcacctgcacaatcaacattagatGCCCTCCCACCTGCCCCACTATCAATGATCAGAGCAGTTTCAGGTCTCTCCTACACCTGTAGAGATCAAAAGTGgtgattcctggtggtgaggtttacaggaaggataccacacaagtcccgagcgcccttggtcgccttacatcgttacgctatcgctctggactcaaaaattgagccggcagatcgctcttgttagaacagatggcgaccaaatcaaatatggtagttggataactagcgaacgacatgtatagacaattataagaattttactatgctacgtcggcctaccagctcattaaattaacgaaatcttagataatttttatcattaattagcatgaacattttgaaattaactgatataattgtttttcactcgggacttagtgtgtatattatacttacgtaatgggttagagtaaatcaaattggaagcaacttgctgtaacaagatctatcggcaaatgttgattgtgcaggtgagtattagaaaattaattttaaattgaaaattacatttttctctGATATCTTTTTAGAAACCCACTTTATGTGAATTCTTTGAAGATATACATCACTTGCACACATTTATCTCATGAATACAATTGTCTCCTGAATACATCTATCTCATACGTGGAACTTTGTCATGCAAACATTgttacattagaaggggctagcgttcgatcccaagtatgaggtagaaatttatttctatttgaacacgatgttgtgttgatatttatccatattgactcattaggggtaatttgattgaattactaccaattgtgtcacgtggtggcccgggaaattgggtaaaactcgctggtaagagactgatgtctcgccaggtaaatcctcggacagctgttagcgtcaggttccaatttcttttatgggctctcgtgacatggttggtttcgacctggcctttcattagaaggggctagcgttcgatcccaagtatgaggtagaaatttatttctatttgaacacgatgttgtgttgatatttatccatattgactcattaggggtaatttgaatgaattactaccaattgtgtcacatggtggcccgggaaattgggtaaaactcgctggtaagagactgatgtctcgccaggtaaatccccggacagctgttagcgtcaggttctaatttcttttatgggctctcgtgacatggttggtttcgacctggcctttcattagaaggggctagcgttcgatcccaagtatgaggtagaaatttatttctatttgaacacgatgttgtgttgatatttatccatattgactcattaggggtaatttgaatgaattactaccaattgtgtcacatggtggcccgggaaattgggtaaaactcgctggtaagagactgatgtctcgccaggtaaatcctcggacagctgttagcgtcaggttctaatttcttttat is part of the Palaemon carinicauda isolate YSFRI2023 chromosome 15, ASM3689809v2, whole genome shotgun sequence genome and encodes:
- the LOC137654785 gene encoding uncharacterized protein isoform X2, translated to MFIRFHFFITNIHMKSDLRSVDRIFNNFPTEFCLHQMQVCCTYLVSRSAVDLSVYKSDIAPHHHITPPHSTVVTTKMMKFLWLLIVVVALVAADDSSSSDGDDEGGVQGRTGGEAGSQRFFGPGLGGAGFGGVGFGGPGLLGPGIGGLPIGPGLGPVGGFGLGGGLGGFGGGYCRYWCRIYGQYTCCDHLNPNAYL
- the LOC137654407 gene encoding uncharacterized protein — translated: MKYLWLLIAVLALVAADDSGSPSHSDDDNNDDFQGNDDNAAQAAAAGGVEGRTRGNNNQGSTRFFDGGFGGGLGGGFGGGLGPVGGFGLNPALGGGFGGLGGINPGFGGGFGGVGPVGGLGGIGGIGAVRPPSDCRYWCRTPQGQAYCCESAHEPQSFAGVVKPGYCPPVRPVCPPVRSFLPPATCSNDGACGGVDKCCFDTCLQEHVCKPPLGFGRR